A single region of the Acidithiobacillus acidisediminis genome encodes:
- a CDS encoding acetyl-CoA carboxylase carboxyltransferase subunit alpha, producing the protein MKLQYLDFEQPIAELEGKVEELKALNQPGIQDDIKRLENKARKELQRIYSKLSAWQTVQVARHPQRPYTLDYVNALFTEVEILAGDRSFADDAAIVGGLARFQGQGILWIGQQKGRDTKEKIQRNFGMPRPEGYRKALRLMRLAERFHLPVLTFIDTPGAYPGIGAEERGQSEAIARNLAVMSDLAVPILSLVIGEGGSGGALAIGVGDRLLMLEHSVYSVISPEGCASILWKDASKAAEAAETLGITARRLQALALVDEVIDEPLGGAHRDPQLVFSRVAESFAQQLQALQGMESARLLSHRYERLMHYGVVGAA; encoded by the coding sequence GTGAAGCTGCAATATCTCGATTTTGAACAACCCATCGCCGAACTCGAAGGCAAGGTGGAAGAACTGAAGGCCCTTAATCAGCCCGGCATTCAGGATGACATCAAACGCCTGGAGAACAAGGCGCGCAAGGAATTGCAGCGGATCTACAGCAAGCTCAGTGCCTGGCAAACCGTGCAAGTGGCGCGCCATCCGCAGCGCCCCTATACCTTGGATTACGTGAATGCGCTCTTTACCGAGGTAGAAATTCTCGCCGGCGATCGCAGTTTCGCGGATGATGCCGCCATTGTTGGCGGTCTAGCCCGTTTTCAGGGACAGGGGATCCTCTGGATTGGTCAGCAAAAAGGGCGCGATACCAAGGAAAAAATTCAACGCAATTTCGGCATGCCTCGCCCCGAAGGATACCGCAAGGCCTTGCGCCTGATGCGCTTGGCGGAGCGTTTTCACTTACCGGTGCTCACTTTTATCGACACCCCCGGCGCTTATCCGGGAATCGGGGCGGAAGAGCGGGGTCAGAGTGAGGCCATTGCCCGCAACCTCGCGGTTATGTCGGACCTTGCCGTACCCATCCTTTCCCTGGTGATTGGCGAAGGAGGCTCCGGTGGCGCTCTCGCCATTGGCGTCGGCGACCGCTTGCTCATGTTGGAGCACAGCGTCTATTCGGTCATTTCTCCTGAGGGCTGCGCCTCCATCCTCTGGAAAGATGCCAGCAAGGCAGCCGAGGCTGCGGAGACCCTGGGAATCACGGCGCGGCGCCTGCAGGCCCTGGCTTTGGTCGACGAAGTCATCGACGAACCCTTGGGGGGCGCCCATCGTGATCCCCAGTTGGTCTTTAGTCGAGTAGCGGAGTCTTTCGCGCAGCAACTGCAGGCATTGCAGGGTATGGAAAGCGCGCGCTTGCTCAGTCATCGCTACGAGCGCCTGATGCACTATGGTGTCGTCGGCGCAGCCTGA
- the tilS gene encoding tRNA lysidine(34) synthetase TilS, translated as MVSSAQPEPEAQLRQKLFVEWGYAPEQSFFLAFSGGADSTAMMLAAHALGLQLRLLHVNHHWHADSNKWAAYAQEQAERHGYSCQVLDLVADQDGEGPEDRARRGRYALLAAQLGKGDCLLTAQHRDDQAETLFLQLLRGAGIAGLAAMPERRRLGAGILARPFLGLSRLQLRQYLQERGVHWLEDPANDDLRYARVRLRRRIWPLLEDLGWPQAAECIARSAANIADQLAVEDAWYASLTQPPQSQSPVVAHKLSVGEITQLAPALQRVFLRHWLRDQDLPVPDQAMLERLRQLCGAQQGGKSIEFLGVHAWRQGEQLQLWPQLPAYSITEQDWQPGYPEGQGEGFRWCWGKGRVPPPGMGGDAVAIGGEELKNSRLSWSLRAPGLGYRNPAGQHRPIKKLLLELGVPPFLRSHIPILFSAAEEILWIPGFYQRSPPQETSTELLWVVLASD; from the coding sequence ATGGTGTCGTCGGCGCAGCCTGAGCCGGAAGCGCAGCTACGGCAAAAGCTGTTTGTGGAATGGGGCTACGCGCCAGAGCAATCGTTTTTTCTTGCTTTCAGTGGCGGCGCGGACTCCACGGCCATGATGCTCGCGGCCCACGCCCTGGGTCTGCAACTACGACTGCTCCACGTCAATCACCACTGGCACGCGGACAGCAACAAGTGGGCTGCGTACGCGCAGGAACAGGCTGAGCGCCATGGTTACTCCTGCCAGGTGCTGGACCTTGTCGCTGATCAGGACGGAGAAGGGCCAGAGGATCGCGCGCGACGTGGACGTTATGCCTTACTCGCCGCACAGTTGGGGAAAGGAGACTGCTTGCTGACCGCCCAGCATCGTGACGATCAGGCGGAGACCCTTTTTTTGCAGTTGTTGCGCGGTGCCGGGATCGCCGGTTTAGCCGCCATGCCGGAGCGACGCCGCCTGGGTGCAGGCATACTGGCTCGCCCCTTTCTGGGCCTTTCTCGCCTCCAGTTGCGCCAATATCTGCAGGAGCGCGGCGTACACTGGCTGGAGGATCCTGCCAATGACGACCTACGCTATGCCCGAGTACGCCTGCGGCGTCGCATCTGGCCCTTGCTGGAGGATCTGGGCTGGCCTCAGGCTGCCGAGTGCATCGCGCGTTCTGCCGCCAACATTGCCGATCAATTAGCAGTAGAAGATGCCTGGTATGCATCCCTGACCCAACCCCCTCAGTCCCAGAGTCCCGTTGTCGCGCACAAGCTCAGCGTGGGCGAGATCACGCAGCTCGCACCGGCCTTGCAGCGCGTATTTCTCCGTCACTGGTTACGGGACCAAGATCTGCCCGTCCCGGATCAGGCCATGCTGGAACGCCTGCGGCAACTCTGTGGCGCGCAACAAGGCGGCAAGAGTATCGAATTTCTGGGCGTTCATGCTTGGCGACAGGGCGAGCAGTTGCAACTCTGGCCGCAGTTACCCGCCTACAGTATCACTGAACAGGACTGGCAGCCTGGGTATCCGGAGGGGCAGGGGGAGGGATTTCGATGGTGCTGGGGAAAGGGCAGGGTGCCGCCACCTGGGATGGGAGGGGACGCCGTGGCGATTGGCGGCGAAGAGCTGAAAAACAGCCGCCTGTCCTGGTCCCTGCGCGCGCCGGGGCTGGGTTACCGGAACCCAGCCGGCCAGCATCGCCCAATCAAAAAGCTACTCCTGGAACTGGGGGTGCCACCATTCTTGCGTAGCCATATCCCCATTCTTTTTTCGGCTGCTGAAGAGATTCTCTGGATTCCCGGGTTCTACCAGCGCTCGCCGCCGCAGGAGACCAGCACGGAGCTTCTGTGGGTCGTGCTGGCCAGCGACTAG